A portion of the Mesoplasma entomophilum genome contains these proteins:
- a CDS encoding FAD-dependent oxidoreductase, protein MKTIIIGGSATGMGVAAKLKRLDKNSEIIVIQDKDYVSLGACGIPYFVGHNFENPETLIARKIEKFEESGISVLSKTKVESIDFDNKVILFKNEKISYDNLVIAVGAKPIVPDIKNIDAKNIFTVNSKEDGIIIKNTITDNSKVLIIGSGLIGLEMVENIKHATKAKISIIEKADRVLKNLFDKEFTDLVENEIIKQGINLCKENEVIEFIKDSNNKVCAAKTIKGEIIECDVVILSIGVLPNTHFLKDSKLELEKNGAIKINEYCETNIPNVYAGGDCCSSLSYLYKNTRTFYLATVANKQAKIIANNINQNKSSKFVGALGTTIIRFFDLELARTGENRMFIEMNNIQTKEILIKDKDHTNYLSGQEDLWLRIIIDLKTKEIINAQMIGKNKSVLRIYGLVGLIWAKTKVDEALEQIDLPYSPPFSRTTDIIHIALSKLT, encoded by the coding sequence ATGAAAACAATTATTATTGGTGGTTCTGCAACTGGTATGGGTGTTGCGGCTAAACTTAAAAGATTAGATAAGAATAGTGAAATAATCGTTATTCAAGATAAGGATTATGTTTCCCTTGGAGCATGTGGAATCCCATATTTTGTAGGTCATAATTTTGAAAATCCTGAAACATTAATTGCAAGAAAAATTGAAAAGTTTGAAGAATCAGGAATTTCTGTATTAAGTAAAACTAAAGTTGAAAGTATTGATTTTGATAATAAAGTCATTTTATTTAAAAATGAAAAAATATCTTATGATAATTTGGTAATTGCTGTTGGAGCTAAACCTATAGTTCCGGATATTAAGAATATTGATGCTAAAAATATTTTTACTGTTAATTCTAAAGAGGACGGAATAATTATTAAAAACACTATTACTGATAATAGTAAAGTCCTAATAATAGGATCAGGACTTATAGGGCTTGAAATGGTTGAAAATATCAAGCATGCAACAAAAGCAAAAATATCAATTATTGAAAAAGCCGATCGTGTGCTTAAAAATTTATTTGATAAAGAGTTTACTGATTTAGTTGAAAATGAAATCATTAAACAAGGTATAAACTTATGTAAAGAAAATGAAGTAATCGAATTTATAAAAGATTCAAATAATAAAGTGTGTGCAGCTAAAACAATAAAAGGTGAAATTATTGAGTGTGATGTTGTAATTTTAAGTATTGGTGTTTTGCCAAATACACATTTTTTAAAAGATTCAAAATTGGAATTAGAAAAAAATGGAGCTATTAAAATTAATGAATATTGTGAAACTAACATTCCAAATGTGTATGCAGGCGGAGATTGTTGTAGTAGTTTAAGTTATTTATATAAAAACACAAGAACATTTTACCTAGCGACTGTTGCTAACAAACAAGCAAAAATTATAGCAAATAATATAAATCAAAATAAATCTAGTAAATTTGTTGGAGCATTAGGAACAACAATAATAAGGTTTTTTGATTTAGAGTTAGCAAGAACTGGCGAAAATAGAATGTTTATTGAAATGAACAATATACAAACAAAAGAAATACTAATAAAAGATAAAGATCATACTAATTATTTAAGTGGTCAGGAAGATTTATGATTAAGAATAATTATTGATTTGAAGACAAAAGAAATAATAAATGCACAAATGATAGGTAAAAATAAATCTGTTTTAAGAATTTACGGACTTGTTGGATTAATTTGAGCAAAGACTAAAGTGGATGAAGCTTTAGAGCAAATTGATTTACCATATTCTCCACCATTTTCACGTACAACAGATATTATTCATATTGCTCTAAGTAAGCTAACATAA
- a CDS encoding type IA DNA topoisomerase: MTKYLVLLESPSKVEKIKHYLEKNFSEDSFEVLASGGHINKIADSGPWGLGIDLQTMTPTFKIEATKRKNVSEIVKAGKNADKIILASDPDREGEAIAWHLANLFTKDNKEIKRIAFNEITESAIVKAFSEMREIDLDLVNAQLSRQMLDKIIGYMVSNSLQKSTGLLSAGRVQTPALKILVDRDKIIKAFVEIVYKKIFVVDEKQNVKLFLYKDDNNLVVNDPKNYYISEEQSKVIKNNLGVEYKCTKYKSKEFEVRSFKPYSTASLLQDGFSKLRMSAAQITVAAQKLYEAGLVTYIRTDSNRYSSDFVAEAKNFINKNFKGDLFKEAVTVKTQANAQEAHESIRPTDLNQRPESISSQIEDKNMIRLYNLIWWNTVKSLMKGPSGFYHNWTFWNNGYEFKQSWKEVLDLGYNKLDKSETDEDIELDENDDEISNDYEVKPPFEFKENYVFTIGKEAIITEDAKTSPPRMFNQASLVRELKDLGIGRPSTYTPTLSKLKEREYAIPHRGKPFEVTEKGYQAEEFLYQKYEDFFNFNYTAKMEETLDEIAEGSFDHKDWIKSIYEELSESVKAQIQEAKTSDIKCPRCHEGSLVFIKSKFGRGRGCSNFTTTKCGYREYEQKDGSWLEYVAKPKEEKEKTKN, translated from the coding sequence ATGACAAAATATTTAGTATTACTTGAATCACCGTCAAAGGTTGAAAAAATAAAGCATTATCTAGAAAAAAACTTTTCAGAAGATTCTTTTGAGGTTTTAGCTAGCGGTGGGCACATTAATAAAATTGCTGACTCTGGCCCTTGAGGTTTAGGTATAGACCTTCAAACAATGACACCAACTTTTAAAATTGAAGCAACGAAAAGAAAAAATGTTTCAGAAATTGTTAAAGCTGGAAAAAATGCTGACAAAATTATTCTTGCTTCCGATCCTGACCGTGAGGGAGAAGCCATTGCTTGACACCTTGCAAATTTATTTACAAAAGACAATAAAGAAATAAAAAGAATTGCATTTAATGAAATTACTGAGAGCGCAATTGTTAAGGCTTTTAGCGAAATGAGAGAAATTGATTTAGATTTAGTTAATGCTCAATTATCTAGACAAATGTTAGACAAAATTATTGGGTACATGGTTTCTAACTCATTGCAAAAGAGCACAGGTTTATTAAGTGCTGGTAGAGTTCAAACACCTGCTTTAAAAATTCTAGTTGATCGAGACAAAATAATTAAAGCTTTCGTTGAAATTGTTTATAAAAAAATATTTGTTGTTGACGAAAAACAAAATGTTAAGTTATTTTTATATAAAGATGACAACAACTTAGTCGTTAACGATCCAAAAAATTATTACATTTCTGAAGAGCAATCAAAAGTTATTAAAAATAATTTAGGTGTTGAGTACAAGTGCACAAAATATAAATCTAAAGAGTTTGAAGTTAGAAGTTTTAAACCTTACTCTACAGCAAGTTTGTTGCAAGATGGATTTAGCAAATTAAGAATGAGTGCTGCTCAAATTACAGTTGCAGCTCAAAAACTTTATGAAGCTGGACTTGTTACTTATATAAGAACAGACTCAAACAGATACTCAAGTGATTTTGTTGCTGAAGCTAAAAACTTTATTAATAAAAATTTTAAAGGTGATCTTTTCAAAGAAGCTGTTACAGTTAAAACACAAGCAAATGCTCAGGAGGCACATGAATCAATTAGACCAACTGATTTAAATCAAAGACCTGAAAGTATTTCTTCACAAATTGAAGACAAAAATATGATCAGACTTTACAATTTAATTTGATGAAATACAGTTAAATCATTAATGAAAGGACCAAGTGGTTTCTACCATAACTGGACTTTCTGAAATAACGGTTATGAATTTAAGCAAAGTTGAAAAGAGGTTTTAGATTTAGGATACAACAAATTAGATAAATCAGAAACTGATGAGGATATCGAGCTTGATGAAAATGACGATGAAATTTCAAATGATTACGAAGTTAAACCACCTTTTGAATTTAAAGAAAATTATGTTTTTACTATAGGTAAAGAAGCAATCATTACTGAGGATGCTAAAACTTCTCCTCCAAGAATGTTTAACCAGGCTAGTCTTGTTAGAGAATTGAAAGATTTAGGGATTGGGAGACCTTCTACTTATACTCCAACTCTTTCAAAACTAAAAGAACGTGAATACGCTATACCTCATAGAGGTAAACCTTTTGAAGTAACAGAAAAAGGTTATCAAGCAGAAGAATTTTTATACCAAAAATATGAGGATTTTTTTAATTTTAATTACACTGCTAAAATGGAAGAAACCCTTGATGAAATTGCCGAAGGTAGCTTTGATCATAAAGATTGAATTAAATCTATATATGAAGAACTTAGTGAATCTGTTAAAGCACAAATTCAGGAAGCAAAAACTAGTGACATTAAATGTCCAAGATGTCATGAAGGTAGCTTAGTTTTTATTAAATCAAAATTTGGTAGGGGAAGAGGTTGCTCAAACTTTACTACTACAAAATGTGGATATCGTGAATATGAACAAAAAGATGGTTCGTGATTAGAATATGTAGCAAAACCAAAAGAAGAAAAAGAAAAGACAAAGAATTAA
- a CDS encoding uracil-xanthine permease family protein produces MQEVKQEEIGLALEPREKPKSYCQWFIFSIQHVFAMFGSTVLVPIIINGLANEVVMTSSMALFCSGVGTLIYIALTKAKVPMYLGSSFAYMTAIGMNYQAYGNSVFVAIMVAGLIYILFGILVYYLGTGFIEKIFPVIVIGPLIMVIGLSAAPSALANAGITSAKSWAEAAKGYKQWIAALIAIFTFMVTVIVTLKAKGIAKVIPVMIGILSGFVLSLIIHFSMKNSTLIDTTKITDVSQWEWYPSFKPLWKQEAKNILPAILAISPLAIIAMAEHIGDHIAMGYITKKDFVKDPGIHRTLIADGVSIVFDGLVGGPPNTTYGENTAVIGMTKVASVWVTGGAAVIAIILSFVAPVNQIISMLPEPVMGGVGIIMFGFISINGVRIMVTSKTDFMNMRNVFISATVLVIGVVLSVLGEEINISSFNLPGLGLAAFTGIILNLVLPTNLNDGFWIINWIKSKFKK; encoded by the coding sequence ATGCAAGAAGTAAAACAAGAAGAAATTGGCTTGGCTTTAGAGCCTAGAGAAAAACCTAAAAGCTATTGTCAGTGATTTATATTTTCAATTCAACATGTATTTGCAATGTTTGGTTCAACAGTACTTGTGCCAATTATTATTAATGGTTTAGCGAATGAAGTTGTTATGACATCATCAATGGCCTTATTTTGCTCAGGAGTAGGTACATTAATTTATATTGCTCTGACTAAGGCAAAAGTTCCAATGTATTTAGGAAGCTCATTTGCTTATATGACTGCGATCGGAATGAATTATCAAGCTTATGGAAATTCAGTGTTTGTTGCTATTATGGTTGCAGGGCTAATTTATATTTTATTTGGAATATTAGTTTACTATTTGGGTACTGGTTTTATTGAAAAAATATTCCCAGTTATTGTTATAGGACCTTTAATCATGGTTATTGGACTAAGCGCTGCTCCATCAGCACTTGCTAACGCAGGAATTACAAGCGCAAAAAGTTGAGCTGAAGCAGCAAAGGGCTATAAACAATGAATTGCAGCTTTAATTGCGATATTCACTTTTATGGTAACAGTGATAGTTACATTAAAAGCTAAAGGTATAGCAAAAGTTATACCAGTAATGATTGGTATTTTGTCAGGTTTTGTCTTAAGTTTAATAATTCATTTTTCAATGAAGAATTCAACATTAATAGATACCACAAAAATAACCGATGTTTCGCAGTGAGAGTGATATCCTTCATTTAAACCGTTATGAAAACAAGAAGCAAAAAATATTTTGCCAGCTATATTAGCAATCTCACCATTAGCAATAATTGCAATGGCTGAACATATTGGTGATCATATAGCGATGGGTTATATAACTAAAAAGGATTTTGTAAAAGACCCAGGTATTCATAGGACATTAATTGCAGATGGTGTTTCAATTGTATTTGATGGATTAGTTGGTGGACCACCAAATACAACATATGGTGAAAATACAGCGGTTATTGGTATGACAAAAGTTGCATCTGTGTGGGTTACAGGTGGAGCTGCAGTTATAGCAATTATATTATCGTTTGTTGCACCAGTTAACCAAATAATATCAATGCTACCAGAACCAGTAATGGGTGGTGTTGGAATAATCATGTTTGGATTTATAAGTATAAATGGTGTAAGAATTATGGTTACAAGCAAAACTGACTTTATGAATATGCGAAATGTATTTATATCAGCAACTGTTTTAGTAATAGGAGTTGTTCTTAGTGTTCTTGGAGAAGAAATAAACATAAGCTCATTCAATCTTCCAGGATTAGGATTAGCAGCGTTTACAGGAATTATTTTAAATTTAGTATTACCAACTAATCTTAATGACGGCTTCTGAATAATAAACTGAATAAAATCAAAATTCAAAAAATAA
- a CDS encoding YgjP family zinc-dependent metalloprotease — MKKTLSYQGNNLNYTITYKEQKHIILRVVQGEVRISAPLNTADWEVEKIIYKNISKIVSVQNQHIIASVYDLNTLKPWVKIFDEEIEIIIDETLTRSKIENNKIYMKNYFNHEEQIKKLYSILAKHYKNWFISRTIDWSLKMNVQFRNVNVKLMKAKWGYCLPKELKIAYNTKLLHFNDEIISYVIIHELTHILHPNHSKEFWHFVERYCPNYKELQTQLNSTGI; from the coding sequence ATGAAAAAGACCTTGTCATATCAAGGCAATAATTTAAACTATACTATTACATATAAAGAACAAAAACACATCATTTTAAGGGTTGTGCAAGGTGAAGTGAGAATTAGTGCGCCACTTAACACAGCTGACTGAGAAGTTGAAAAAATTATTTATAAAAATATTTCAAAAATAGTTTCTGTTCAAAATCAACATATTATAGCCTCAGTATATGACCTAAATACATTGAAACCATGAGTTAAAATATTTGATGAGGAAATAGAAATTATAATAGATGAAACTTTAACTAGATCAAAAATTGAAAATAATAAAATTTATATGAAAAATTATTTTAATCACGAAGAACAAATTAAAAAACTTTACAGTATATTAGCTAAGCATTACAAAAACTGATTTATATCAAGAACAATAGATTGAAGTTTAAAAATGAATGTTCAATTTAGAAATGTTAATGTTAAATTAATGAAAGCTAAATGAGGATATTGTTTACCAAAAGAACTGAAGATTGCCTATAATACTAAATTACTACATTTTAATGATGAAATTATCAGTTATGTTATCATTCATGAATTAACTCATATCTTGCATCCAAATCATTCAAAAGAGTTTTGACACTTTGTTGAAAGATACTGTCCAAACTATAAGGAATTACAAACTCAATTAAATTCAACAGGAATATAG
- the ychF gene encoding redox-regulated ATPase YchF, with product MSLKVGIVGLPNVGKSTLFNAITNSNVEAANYPFATIEPNVGVVEVPDERLDKINEIFNSKKKIATTIEFVDIAGLIAGASKGEGLGNAFLANIRETDAICEVVRCFENKDITHVEGSVDPIRDIEIINLELMLSDEATIKKRIERITPKVRGGDKTFAAEMEVLKKAEACLEQNRLLNTLELNEEENKILKGFQFLTAKTFIYVANVNDDELMDDNDYVKQVKEFASKNNASVVKICAKIEEDLSEATPEEKTEFLNDLGVKYSGLEQVIKAAYEALDLETYFTAGPQEARSWQYKKGWTAPQCAGVIHTDFERGFIKADIYNVKDLIELGDEKKVKESGKMRLEGKGYIMQDGDVCFFKFNV from the coding sequence ATGAGTTTAAAAGTAGGAATAGTAGGATTACCAAATGTAGGTAAATCAACTTTATTTAATGCAATAACAAATTCAAATGTAGAAGCAGCGAATTATCCATTTGCAACAATAGAACCAAACGTAGGTGTTGTTGAAGTTCCAGACGAAAGATTAGATAAAATTAATGAAATATTTAATTCAAAGAAAAAAATAGCTACGACAATAGAATTTGTTGATATTGCAGGTTTAATTGCTGGAGCTTCAAAAGGTGAAGGTTTGGGTAATGCTTTTTTAGCTAACATTAGAGAGACTGATGCAATTTGTGAAGTTGTTAGATGTTTTGAAAATAAAGATATAACACACGTTGAGGGAAGTGTTGACCCTATTAGAGATATCGAAATCATTAATTTAGAGTTAATGTTATCTGATGAAGCAACCATTAAAAAACGTATTGAAAGAATAACTCCAAAAGTTCGTGGTGGAGATAAAACTTTTGCAGCTGAAATGGAAGTATTAAAAAAAGCCGAAGCTTGCTTAGAACAAAATAGGCTTTTAAACACTTTAGAATTAAACGAAGAAGAAAACAAAATTCTTAAAGGATTTCAATTTTTAACTGCTAAAACTTTTATTTACGTCGCTAATGTTAATGATGATGAATTAATGGATGACAATGATTATGTTAAACAGGTTAAAGAGTTTGCTTCTAAAAACAATGCTTCAGTAGTCAAAATATGTGCAAAAATTGAGGAAGATTTAAGTGAAGCAACTCCCGAAGAAAAAACAGAATTTTTAAATGATTTGGGTGTTAAATACTCAGGATTAGAACAAGTTATTAAGGCTGCTTATGAGGCTTTAGACTTAGAAACATATTTTACAGCTGGACCACAAGAAGCAAGAAGTTGACAGTACAAAAAAGGTTGAACTGCTCCTCAATGTGCAGGAGTTATCCATACAGATTTTGAAAGAGGATTCATCAAGGCTGACATTTATAATGTTAAAGATTTAATTGAATTAGGTGATGAAAAGAAAGTTAAAGAGTCTGGCAAAATGCGTCTTGAAGGTAAAGGCTACATTATGCAAGATGGTGATGTTTGCTTCTTTAAATTCAATGTCTAG
- a CDS encoding DUF951 family protein: MHTELQIGNLVVFKKSHPSGTIKWELIRIGALYKFKSTDKFDLFIELRRSVLDKQIKQIIKKEGE, encoded by the coding sequence ATGCATACAGAATTACAAATTGGTAATTTAGTTGTCTTTAAAAAATCGCACCCAAGTGGAACTATAAAATGAGAACTGATTCGCATTGGTGCGCTATACAAATTTAAAAGTACTGACAAGTTTGATTTATTTATAGAATTAAGAAGAAGTGTTTTAGATAAACAAATAAAACAAATAATAAAAAAAGAAGGAGAATAA
- the rsmG gene encoding 16S rRNA (guanine(527)-N(7))-methyltransferase RsmG → MFNNWKIFEDNLGFVPSEEIKDKLNEYYKILVEENLKYNLTRITNEEDVYEKHFLDSLLFTKETKIDNQKIIDIGTGPGFPGIVLKIFFPETDITLIDSNNKKINFLNIVIKKLNLKQIEAKHARAEELARIENEKYDIAISRAVAYLDVILELAVRFLKIQGKIILLKGPRADEEIKNSKNIDQKLKIKLTNKQSLADTGFGERINLFYEKEKSTPELYPREYAKIVKESGKK, encoded by the coding sequence ATGTTTAATAATTGAAAAATTTTTGAAGACAATTTAGGCTTTGTTCCATCAGAAGAAATAAAAGATAAATTAAATGAGTATTATAAAATACTTGTTGAAGAAAACTTAAAATATAATTTAACAAGAATAACAAATGAAGAAGATGTTTATGAAAAACATTTTTTAGATTCCTTATTATTTACAAAGGAAACAAAAATTGATAATCAAAAAATTATAGATATTGGAACAGGGCCTGGTTTCCCAGGAATAGTTTTAAAAATATTTTTTCCTGAAACAGACATTACTCTAATTGACTCAAATAATAAGAAGATAAATTTTCTTAACATTGTAATCAAAAAACTAAACCTAAAACAGATTGAAGCAAAACACGCAAGAGCAGAAGAATTGGCTAGAATTGAAAACGAAAAATATGATATAGCAATTTCTAGAGCTGTTGCATATTTGGATGTGATTTTAGAATTAGCCGTTAGATTCTTAAAGATTCAAGGAAAAATAATTTTGTTAAAAGGGCCAAGAGCTGATGAAGAAATAAAAAACTCAAAAAATATTGATCAAAAACTTAAAATAAAATTAACTAATAAACAGTCCCTTGCTGATACAGGTTTCGGAGAAAGAATAAATTTATTTTATGAAAAAGAAAAATCAACCCCAGAACTTTATCCAAGAGAATATGCGAAAATAGTTAAAGAGAGCGGTAAAAAATAA
- the pgsA gene encoding CDP-diacylglycerol--glycerol-3-phosphate 3-phosphatidyltransferase, giving the protein MKQKQKLNLPNWLTLIRLLLVPIVVMLVISNICDWDKSFIIGTGTSTFHITLTMLLAGIVFIVASFTDFLDGYLARKNNQVTEFGKFFDPIADKLLVNATLILFASSISIIPVWVTLVLILRDIFVDFIRMILSSKNITLSAGIFGKLKTVFQMIGLSILFFFSSFTLNIEVWQEQLILIPMYIAVAFSLYSGLDYFLKARKNLF; this is encoded by the coding sequence ATGAAACAAAAACAAAAATTAAATCTACCTAATTGATTAACTTTAATAAGATTACTTTTAGTTCCTATTGTTGTTATGCTTGTTATATCAAACATTTGTGATTGAGATAAAAGTTTTATAATTGGAACTGGCACTTCAACATTCCATATAACATTAACAATGCTATTAGCTGGTATTGTATTTATCGTAGCCAGTTTCACAGATTTTTTAGATGGATACTTAGCTAGAAAGAATAATCAAGTTACAGAATTTGGGAAATTCTTTGATCCAATAGCAGACAAATTACTTGTTAATGCAACTTTAATTTTATTTGCTTCAAGTATTTCTATAATACCTGTTTGAGTAACTTTAGTCTTAATTCTAAGAGATATATTTGTAGATTTTATTAGAATGATATTGAGTTCAAAAAACATAACTTTATCAGCAGGAATTTTTGGAAAATTAAAAACAGTTTTTCAAATGATTGGATTATCAATCTTATTCTTTTTTAGCTCATTTACTCTTAATATAGAAGTTTGACAAGAACAATTGATTTTAATTCCAATGTATATAGCTGTAGCATTCAGTTTATATAGTGGTTTGGATTATTTCTTAAAAGCAAGAAAAAATTTATTTTAG
- a CDS encoding APC family permease, giving the protein MFKKRDKSSKVYEFWYLFLLIVGICIGSGIYVKNQELISQTKSPWIATVLWLTIGLVCVISIVVFMEIAKSTEKEGNGTVSNWCKLFINRKFASFVSVLYTTIYMPAYQSIFVSLTIAYFFAFTGITPDPKTLLSVYILVGVSLFVLFAFVNVYSANISRKMQFFAMFIKFIPLIIAFFAGFLIAILGSNHKGNGMGMESGTDLLFMNFLGGMGAILFSFDGYIFTANTQKSAKNKQVVPIAIISGLTFITMFYVLMAISLFLGGDGSVETVLIQVFSGFSKHPSNTSIKAASTVVYLIMFLICLLNINMFTHFGTSNLLSDYNMKLTYLRKGGNGFKKSAFTQMAISATFYVALILVGSLSSHGKWTGMSTNVNINFLDPETQKVIYIAYLTSPTFYVGIMSSVCVVLIFIVISMLMIAAMWNRKTQKVKVSKVKFFWPSAIISTTLFLFFTICGLIVFLAPQLIDSSDMNWKTNGGMMFTIIFIVTLLATIVIWLLQERMFKINPFENGFEGEIDKNMKVNNWMAAKEAQELRELNNETKTKIKST; this is encoded by the coding sequence ATGTTTAAAAAAAGAGATAAAAGTTCTAAGGTTTATGAATTTTGATACTTATTTTTACTTATTGTAGGAATTTGTATTGGTTCAGGAATTTATGTTAAAAACCAAGAACTAATAAGCCAAACAAAGAGTCCTTGAATAGCTACTGTGTTATGACTAACAATTGGACTAGTATGTGTTATTTCAATTGTAGTTTTTATGGAAATAGCAAAATCAACCGAAAAAGAAGGTAATGGAACAGTAAGCAACTGATGTAAATTATTTATAAATAGAAAATTTGCGTCATTTGTTTCTGTATTATATACAACTATTTATATGCCAGCTTATCAATCAATATTTGTAAGCTTAACTATTGCCTACTTTTTTGCTTTCACAGGAATAACTCCAGATCCGAAAACCTTATTGAGTGTTTACATACTTGTGGGAGTTTCACTATTTGTACTATTTGCTTTTGTGAATGTGTATTCAGCAAATATTTCAAGAAAGATGCAATTTTTTGCAATGTTTATTAAATTTATACCTTTAATAATAGCTTTTTTTGCAGGATTTTTAATCGCAATATTAGGTTCAAATCACAAAGGTAATGGAATGGGAATGGAGAGTGGAACAGATTTACTTTTCATGAACTTTTTAGGGGGAATGGGAGCTATACTTTTTTCATTTGATGGCTATATTTTTACAGCCAATACTCAAAAGAGTGCTAAAAACAAACAAGTTGTACCAATCGCGATTATTTCAGGATTAACATTCATAACAATGTTTTATGTTTTAATGGCTATATCCTTATTTTTAGGTGGTGATGGAAGTGTTGAAACTGTTTTAATACAAGTATTTTCAGGTTTCAGTAAACATCCATCAAACACATCAATAAAAGCTGCAAGTACAGTTGTTTACTTAATAATGTTTTTAATATGCTTACTAAATATAAATATGTTTACACATTTTGGAACGTCTAATTTACTATCAGATTATAATATGAAATTAACATATTTAAGAAAAGGCGGTAACGGATTTAAAAAATCAGCTTTTACACAAATGGCTATATCAGCAACTTTTTATGTTGCGTTAATTTTAGTAGGTAGTCTTTCATCTCATGGAAAATGAACTGGTATGTCAACAAATGTAAACATAAATTTCCTTGATCCTGAAACTCAAAAAGTAATTTACATTGCTTATTTAACATCTCCTACGTTCTATGTAGGAATAATGTCATCAGTTTGTGTAGTTCTAATATTTATTGTTATATCAATGTTAATGATTGCAGCAATGTGAAATAGAAAAACTCAAAAAGTAAAAGTAAGTAAAGTTAAATTCTTTTGACCTTCAGCAATCATTTCAACAACATTATTCTTATTCTTTACAATATGTGGATTAATTGTTTTCTTAGCACCTCAATTAATTGATTCATCTGACATGAATTGAAAAACAAATGGTGGAATGATGTTTACAATTATTTTCATCGTTACTTTATTAGCGACAATTGTTATATGATTATTACAAGAAAGAATGTTCAAAATAAATCCATTTGAAAATGGATTTGAAGGCGAAATTGATAAAAACATGAAAGTTAATAACTGAATGGCAGCCAAAGAAGCCCAAGAACTTAGAGAATTAAACAATGAAACAAAAACAAAAATTAAATCTACCTAA
- the deoD gene encoding purine-nucleoside phosphorylase translates to MTPHISAKKEEIAKTVLMPGDPLRAKKIAETYLENVKLVNEVRNMFMYTGTYKGIEVTIAGSGMGCPSIGIYSYELFNFYDVENIIRIGSAGSYKKEIKVYDVYNVKEAYGDSNYAKLAANIDDKVIKAGTKLYSLIEKIAEEKNIKTLTGRAHSADVFYRHDDITEFVKENNLDVVEMESVALFANAIRAKKQAACLLTISDNLVTKEVTTAEERQNNFMQMVEIALEVAVKSN, encoded by the coding sequence ATGACACCACACATTAGTGCAAAAAAAGAAGAAATTGCAAAAACAGTTTTAATGCCAGGGGATCCATTAAGAGCTAAAAAAATTGCTGAAACGTATTTAGAAAATGTTAAATTAGTTAATGAAGTTAGAAATATGTTCATGTACACCGGAACTTATAAAGGTATAGAAGTAACAATAGCCGGAAGTGGGATGGGTTGTCCAAGTATTGGAATCTATTCATATGAATTATTTAATTTTTATGATGTTGAAAACATTATTAGAATTGGATCAGCAGGAAGTTATAAAAAAGAAATAAAAGTTTACGATGTTTATAACGTAAAAGAAGCTTACGGTGATAGTAACTATGCTAAACTAGCAGCTAACATTGATGATAAAGTTATTAAAGCAGGAACTAAACTTTATTCATTAATTGAAAAAATAGCAGAAGAAAAAAATATTAAAACCTTAACAGGTAGAGCTCACTCAGCTGATGTATTTTATCGTCATGATGATATTACTGAATTTGTAAAAGAAAACAATTTAGATGTTGTTGAAATGGAATCTGTAGCTCTATTTGCAAATGCAATTAGGGCTAAAAAACAAGCTGCATGCTTGTTAACAATTTCTGATAACTTGGTAACAAAAGAAGTTACAACAGCCGAAGAAAGACAAAACAATTTTATGCAAATGGTTGAAATTGCACTTGAAGTTGCTGTTAAATCTAACTAA